From Xylanibacter oryzae DSM 17970, a single genomic window includes:
- a CDS encoding efflux RND transporter permease subunit encodes MKKTMQEWAMRYHKIVILIVSCLMALGICGLDNMKKNEFPNFTIRQGLVIASYPGATSEDVEQQVTKPLENYIFSYNEVKRKNTISTSRDGVSIIQVELNDDVKDKDAFWSKFRHGLDAYGRQLPQGVVGTEVIDDFGETSAMLIAMESKGKTYRQLNDYMKQLEDSLRTIDYIGRVQVYGMQKEQISVTVDNDRLSHYGLTTEQVADALMKKGFVSGLGRIKDGSTEYPLYVDLRMQKVSELKNVQIINNPVTHSSVRLMDVADVKKSYPQPDSYITYNGTKTLLLSIEMKKGSDITSMGEEVNEKLSTIKKVLPKDVKIEKITDQSKVVEDSIYSFFEELLIAVVAVIAVVLLLMPLRVALVASATIPVTIAISLGALYAFGIELNTVTLAALIVTLGMIVDDSIVIIDNYIELLISGMSRWHAAVESARHFFKSILSATLSISITFFPLIIFMNGGLTEFFESFPWGITIILFISMYVAQLVVPIFQYYFIKPEKLSLINKSDRKNKFSVLEWLQAKYKLLLDQCFRHPVITISSAVLSVVVGCVMLSEVPQQLMPDAERNQLAVEICLPTGTALSRTAAISDSVSNMMRRDSGVVSITSFVGTSSPRFHIDYAPQLGGSNFAQFIVNTTDNKMTETLVDKYKAKYAGYFPDANIRIVKLTFNDDAHPVEVRLKGDNLDSLSKAADIIAARMRKMPELQLVRTGFEEPLHSLHIQPDDQQMHMLDLTNAALEQTMMMRYSSGLKVSTLWEGDYGIDVVLKSQRSDSATVNDVKNELIPVHYGFGNAPLRQMAGIKSKLEYGQITHRGGLRCLTVSSEVAGENNVITTTEHLIKKLENVHLPAWVSLSYGGRYAGDGDQMPGIIMALITSVVIIFFILLWHFKRIGISLLMMSCLSLCVFGAAVGLIIQGVNFSITSVLGIVSLMGILVRNGIILFDYAHEIQQKEHLTTADAIYYAALRRMRPIFLTSAAASMGVVPMVISGSYMWAPMGAVICYGTMVTMLFILTVMPVAYKMVVK; translated from the coding sequence ATGAAAAAAACGATGCAAGAATGGGCTATGCGTTATCACAAGATTGTGATACTGATTGTTAGTTGCCTTATGGCACTGGGTATCTGTGGACTAGATAATATGAAAAAGAATGAGTTCCCTAATTTCACCATCCGCCAGGGCTTGGTTATTGCTTCATATCCGGGTGCAACATCAGAGGATGTTGAGCAACAGGTTACCAAACCTCTTGAGAATTATATATTCTCGTATAACGAAGTGAAACGTAAAAATACGATATCCACAAGTCGCGATGGTGTAAGCATTATCCAGGTGGAGCTGAATGATGATGTCAAAGACAAAGATGCCTTTTGGAGTAAGTTCCGCCATGGTTTGGATGCATATGGCCGGCAGTTGCCTCAGGGTGTTGTAGGTACAGAGGTTATAGATGATTTTGGCGAGACATCCGCCATGCTTATTGCCATGGAGAGCAAGGGCAAGACTTACCGTCAACTGAATGACTACATGAAACAGCTAGAGGATAGTCTGCGTACAATCGATTATATTGGTCGGGTGCAGGTTTACGGCATGCAGAAAGAGCAGATAAGTGTAACTGTGGATAACGACAGACTCTCTCACTACGGTTTGACCACCGAACAGGTAGCCGACGCACTCATGAAGAAAGGGTTCGTATCAGGTTTGGGCCGCATTAAAGACGGCTCTACCGAGTATCCACTCTATGTAGACCTTCGAATGCAGAAGGTATCTGAACTGAAGAATGTACAGATTATCAACAATCCTGTAACCCATTCGTCTGTAAGACTGATGGATGTTGCCGATGTAAAAAAGAGTTATCCACAACCCGATTCGTATATAACTTATAATGGTACAAAGACTCTTCTTCTGAGTATAGAGATGAAGAAAGGTTCGGATATTACATCGATGGGCGAGGAGGTGAATGAGAAACTGTCTACAATTAAAAAGGTATTACCTAAAGATGTAAAGATAGAGAAAATCACCGATCAGAGCAAAGTGGTGGAAGATAGCATCTATTCATTCTTTGAAGAACTGCTCATAGCCGTAGTTGCTGTCATCGCAGTAGTGCTGTTGCTTATGCCTCTACGTGTGGCCCTTGTCGCATCTGCCACTATTCCGGTTACAATTGCCATATCCCTAGGCGCATTATATGCTTTTGGTATAGAACTCAACACTGTGACTCTGGCGGCATTGATAGTCACACTTGGCATGATTGTTGACGACTCGATAGTGATAATAGACAATTATATCGAACTGCTTATTTCGGGCATGTCCCGCTGGCATGCTGCGGTAGAGAGCGCACGGCATTTCTTTAAGTCCATCCTCTCGGCCACACTGTCTATCAGCATTACTTTCTTCCCTCTTATAATATTTATGAACGGCGGACTGACTGAATTCTTTGAGAGTTTTCCGTGGGGTATCACCATCATACTTTTCATATCTATGTATGTAGCCCAATTGGTAGTACCTATATTCCAGTATTATTTTATCAAACCCGAAAAACTTTCGTTGATAAACAAGAGCGACCGTAAAAATAAATTTTCAGTTTTAGAGTGGTTGCAGGCTAAATATAAGTTATTACTCGACCAGTGTTTCCGCCATCCTGTCATTACAATAAGTTCGGCGGTGTTAAGCGTCGTGGTTGGTTGTGTGATGCTGTCTGAAGTGCCGCAACAGTTGATGCCCGATGCAGAGCGTAATCAGCTTGCTGTAGAGATCTGTCTGCCCACAGGTACAGCTCTTAGTCGCACAGCTGCCATATCAGACAGCGTCAGTAATATGATGCGCCGTGATAGTGGCGTGGTTTCAATTACTTCGTTTGTTGGTACATCATCGCCCCGCTTTCATATAGATTACGCACCACAGTTGGGTGGTAGCAATTTCGCACAGTTTATCGTCAACACCACCGACAATAAGATGACAGAGACACTCGTGGATAAGTACAAGGCCAAGTATGCAGGCTATTTCCCGGATGCTAATATCCGCATCGTAAAACTTACATTCAATGATGATGCACACCCGGTAGAAGTGCGACTCAAAGGCGATAATCTTGATTCTCTTTCTAAGGCAGCCGACATTATTGCCGCGCGAATGCGTAAGATGCCTGAATTACAACTGGTACGTACAGGCTTTGAAGAACCATTACACTCGCTACATATCCAACCGGATGATCAGCAGATGCATATGTTGGATCTGACCAATGCGGCACTCGAACAGACTATGATGATGCGTTATAGCAGTGGATTAAAGGTCTCTACACTCTGGGAGGGCGACTATGGCATAGATGTAGTGCTGAAGTCACAACGTTCAGACAGTGCTACTGTCAATGATGTAAAAAACGAACTTATACCCGTACATTATGGCTTTGGCAATGCACCCCTAAGACAGATGGCCGGCATTAAGAGCAAGTTGGAATATGGACAGATTACCCATCGCGGCGGTTTGCGTTGCCTAACAGTATCGTCAGAGGTTGCCGGTGAAAACAATGTGATAACAACCACCGAGCATCTTATCAAAAAACTTGAGAACGTACATTTGCCAGCCTGGGTAAGTCTTTCATACGGAGGACGTTATGCCGGAGACGGTGATCAGATGCCCGGCATAATAATGGCCTTGATTACATCCGTGGTGATCATCTTCTTTATACTGTTATGGCATTTCAAGCGTATTGGCATCTCCCTGCTTATGATGTCATGTCTGTCGTTATGTGTTTTTGGCGCGGCGGTAGGTCTTATAATTCAAGGTGTAAACTTCAGTATAACTAGTGTGCTTGGCATAGTCAGTCTTATGGGCATTCTGGTGCGTAATGGGATAATACTTTTTGATTACGCACACGAAATCCAACAGAAAGAGCATCTCACTACAGCCGATGCAATCTATTATGCCGCACTCAGACGTATGCGCCCTATATTCCTTACATCTGCAGCAGCCTCAATGGGCGTAGTTCCAATGGTTATCAGTGGCAGTTATATGTGGGCGCCAATGGGAGCTGTAATCTGCTATGGCACAATGGTCACAATGTTGTTCATACTCACAGTGATGCCGGTAGCTTATAAAATGGTAGTAAAATGA
- a CDS encoding efflux RND transporter periplasmic adaptor subunit: MKTKFNVVLLFMLLVLNSCKNQNNNNGETPVRVKVETVGDFVDNNSQFYSGTVKEENGVALSFVNGGTIERMAVDEGQEVKRGQLIAVSNASQAYYQWQAAHTQTLQARDYYNRLMQLKATNSVPAVQLVDAQSKLREAKSQEAIAGKMIRDCRIKAPFAGYISEKTGEAGLNAAPGMSIAKLVKIDHVKISISVSEKEMAYMKVGKLVKLQVDVLSGQVFSGRISQIGVEADILSHSYPVSITINNPGHKLLPGMICKVYVGASHNTGITIPFKSAQMDNDNRYYVWIVKNGEARRRGIMICDENEKGIVVTGGLSAGEELIVEGMQKVSEGSKVTIIK, from the coding sequence ATGAAAACAAAATTCAATGTAGTATTACTTTTTATGTTACTTGTCTTGAACTCATGCAAAAATCAGAACAATAACAATGGCGAAACGCCTGTAAGGGTAAAGGTTGAGACAGTAGGAGATTTTGTGGATAACAATTCTCAGTTCTATTCAGGGACAGTAAAAGAGGAAAATGGAGTAGCTTTGAGTTTCGTCAATGGCGGCACTATTGAGCGAATGGCTGTAGACGAGGGACAAGAGGTGAAAAGAGGACAGCTTATTGCTGTATCAAATGCCTCGCAGGCATATTATCAATGGCAGGCGGCGCATACACAGACATTACAGGCTCGGGACTACTACAACAGACTGATGCAGTTGAAAGCTACAAACAGCGTACCTGCAGTGCAGTTGGTCGATGCTCAGAGCAAACTGCGCGAGGCAAAGTCGCAAGAGGCTATTGCCGGCAAGATGATAAGAGATTGTCGCATCAAGGCTCCCTTTGCAGGTTATATATCAGAGAAGACAGGCGAGGCGGGGTTGAATGCTGCTCCGGGTATGAGTATAGCGAAACTTGTGAAGATAGATCATGTGAAAATTAGTATATCCGTGTCCGAAAAAGAAATGGCTTACATGAAAGTTGGCAAGTTGGTAAAGTTACAGGTTGATGTATTGTCAGGCCAAGTATTTTCGGGTCGTATTTCTCAGATTGGTGTTGAGGCTGATATTCTTTCACACTCATATCCTGTAAGTATCACCATTAATAATCCGGGTCATAAACTACTGCCGGGTATGATATGTAAGGTGTATGTAGGCGCATCGCATAATACAGGTATTACCATTCCTTTTAAGTCAGCTCAGATGGACAACGACAATAGATATTATGTATGGATAGTGAAGAATGGCGAGGCCAGGCGTAGAGGTATCATGATATGCGATGAAAATGAAAAGGGCATCGTTGTTACTGGCGGATTGTCGGCAGGCGAAGAGCTTATCGTAGAAGGAATGCAGAAAGTAAGTGAAGGTTCGAAGGTAACAATTATCAAGTAA
- a CDS encoding helix-turn-helix domain-containing protein codes for MNKITFGRVQQEDGLQYNDDGIILIDNITQTSLADYEDINLEFNVFVYCEEGRLQLTLNDKVYLLKSQDYILCQAGHHIKDYMMSQDVKFKILVFATAVIDSSLFLKDAIWNISGFLDKSPKRHLSDKECEIIEHYYELTKFHLNKEGNQQYNNDIIRLLFQAIVMEFFKMTDDNIKMSELPNVTADKTQNGVLFRRFIELLSANDGKIRTVQKAGDMLNVSPKYLSKVISKAGGKTAMQYIHDYTIEAIIYRLKYTDMSIKDIVVDMDFPNISFFGRFVKSILGMSPREYRARLKKKK; via the coding sequence ATGAATAAAATAACTTTCGGAAGAGTACAACAAGAAGACGGACTGCAATACAACGATGATGGTATCATATTGATAGACAATATTACACAGACATCACTGGCCGATTACGAGGATATCAATCTCGAATTCAATGTCTTTGTATACTGCGAAGAAGGCCGACTTCAGCTTACACTTAATGATAAGGTGTATCTCTTAAAATCACAAGACTACATATTATGTCAGGCGGGGCATCACATTAAAGACTATATGATGAGTCAGGATGTGAAATTCAAAATATTGGTTTTTGCCACTGCTGTAATAGACAGTTCACTATTTCTAAAAGATGCGATATGGAATATCTCTGGATTTCTGGATAAATCGCCAAAACGGCATCTATCAGATAAAGAATGTGAGATAATAGAACATTATTATGAGTTGACTAAATTTCACCTCAACAAAGAAGGCAATCAACAATATAATAACGATATAATAAGATTACTTTTCCAAGCCATTGTAATGGAGTTTTTCAAGATGACTGACGATAATATAAAGATGTCTGAACTACCCAATGTGACTGCAGACAAAACTCAGAATGGAGTATTATTCCGTCGTTTCATCGAGTTGCTTTCTGCCAATGATGGTAAGATCAGGACAGTACAAAAGGCCGGTGATATGCTGAATGTATCTCCCAAATATCTATCTAAAGTAATAAGTAAGGCGGGGGGAAAGACGGCTATGCAGTATATTCACGATTATACTATCGAGGCTATCATATATCGGTTGAAGTATACAGACATGTCTATCAAGGATATTGTAGTGGATATGGACTTCCCCAACATATCATTTTTCGGTAGGTTTGTAAAGTCAATATTAGGAATGTCGCCACGTGAATACAGGGCAAGACTAAAAAAGAAGAAATAG
- a CDS encoding glycoside hydrolase family 3 protein, giving the protein MLIKKSIFLFITIATAACKVQATVPVIAKDAKLEAKVENQLGKMTLEEKIGQMTELVLDLFGSNKNGVFQINEQRMDSLFNRYKIGSILNAPNTVAPTAKQWEQYLAIIQKHSLKQIGIPCIYGLDQNHGSTYTQGGTLFPQNINVAATFNRDIARRCAEATAYEARAVSVPWSYSPTVDLGRDPRWPRIWENFGEDCYLNSEMCKNMVLGFQGENPNNIDQRHIAVSLKHYLGYSVPWTGKDRTPAYISPADLREKFFAPFLTGLENGALSVMVNSASVNGLPVHANHELLTTWLKDETGWDGVLVTDWADVNNLWQREMVAKDKKDALRIAVNAGIDMIMEPYNPDACDLLKELVVEGKVPMSRIDDAVRRVLRMKYRLGLFDNPTHKLKDYPKFGGKEFAKLAFDGATESIVLLKNEKNVLPLSTGKKILLTGPNANQMRCLDGGWSYTWQGNLTDQFAQQYNTIYEAFCNKYGKQNVILQQGVTYNEGGKYYEENTPDIDSAVKAAADADVIVACIGENSYTETPGNLTDLTLSKNQRDLVKALAVTGKPILLVLNEGRPRIISDIVPLADGVVDIFLPGNYGADALVSLISAESNFSGKLPYTYPSEINSLANYDFKKSQEVGTMNGAYDYDAKITQQWGFGYGKSYTTYSYSNMHTDKSHFKNGDVINVSVDVTNKGKMSGKESVLLYSSDIIASMTPDGRRLRGFDKVELLPGETKTVTIPLKASDLAFVGYDGKWVLEQGDFRLQIGDQTVPITCDATYQWSNPNRD; this is encoded by the coding sequence ATGTTAATCAAAAAAAGTATATTCTTATTTATAACAATAGCAACGGCTGCCTGTAAAGTACAGGCAACCGTTCCTGTAATAGCGAAAGATGCTAAACTTGAAGCAAAGGTTGAGAACCAATTAGGCAAAATGACACTAGAAGAAAAAATAGGTCAGATGACAGAACTGGTACTTGATCTTTTCGGTAGTAACAAAAATGGTGTATTCCAAATCAACGAACAGCGTATGGACTCTCTGTTCAACCGCTATAAGATAGGGTCTATACTTAATGCTCCAAATACAGTAGCACCTACAGCAAAACAATGGGAACAATATCTGGCAATCATTCAGAAACATTCGTTGAAGCAAATCGGTATTCCATGTATCTATGGATTAGATCAAAATCATGGCTCTACTTATACTCAGGGTGGCACTTTATTTCCGCAGAACATCAATGTAGCGGCTACATTCAATAGAGATATAGCACGCAGATGCGCAGAAGCCACAGCCTACGAGGCACGTGCAGTGAGTGTGCCATGGAGCTATAGTCCTACGGTAGATTTGGGGCGCGATCCACGTTGGCCGCGTATATGGGAGAATTTCGGAGAAGATTGTTATCTTAACTCGGAAATGTGCAAGAATATGGTATTAGGTTTTCAGGGCGAAAATCCAAATAATATAGACCAAAGGCATATTGCTGTTTCGTTAAAGCATTATTTGGGTTACAGTGTGCCATGGACAGGCAAAGACCGTACACCGGCATATATCTCTCCGGCCGACCTTCGCGAGAAGTTTTTCGCTCCTTTTCTAACGGGTTTGGAAAATGGCGCGTTGTCTGTTATGGTAAATTCAGCATCAGTAAACGGACTGCCAGTACATGCCAATCATGAACTTCTTACCACATGGTTGAAGGATGAGACTGGCTGGGATGGTGTGCTTGTTACAGACTGGGCTGACGTAAATAACTTATGGCAGCGCGAGATGGTGGCAAAGGATAAGAAAGACGCTCTTCGAATTGCTGTCAATGCAGGCATAGATATGATAATGGAACCTTATAATCCTGATGCGTGCGATCTCCTCAAAGAGTTGGTAGTAGAAGGTAAGGTGCCTATGAGCAGAATAGACGATGCCGTAAGACGAGTATTAAGAATGAAATATCGTCTTGGACTTTTCGACAATCCTACCCATAAATTAAAAGACTATCCCAAATTTGGTGGCAAGGAATTTGCAAAACTAGCTTTCGACGGTGCTACAGAGAGTATCGTACTGCTTAAGAATGAAAAAAATGTACTGCCATTATCTACAGGCAAGAAAATTCTGCTTACCGGTCCTAATGCCAATCAGATGCGTTGTCTTGATGGTGGATGGAGCTATACATGGCAGGGCAATCTTACAGATCAATTTGCCCAACAGTATAATACTATATATGAAGCCTTCTGTAATAAGTATGGTAAACAGAATGTTATTCTGCAACAAGGTGTAACATATAATGAAGGCGGAAAGTATTATGAAGAAAATACGCCTGACATAGATAGTGCCGTAAAAGCTGCCGCAGATGCAGATGTGATTGTAGCCTGCATAGGTGAAAATTCGTACACAGAAACCCCCGGTAATCTTACAGACCTGACACTATCAAAAAATCAAAGAGACTTAGTTAAGGCACTTGCTGTTACCGGCAAACCAATTCTGTTGGTGCTTAATGAAGGCAGACCACGTATCATTTCAGATATAGTGCCTTTGGCAGATGGAGTAGTTGATATATTCCTTCCGGGCAACTATGGCGCAGATGCTTTGGTAAGTCTGATTTCGGCAGAATCTAACTTCAGTGGCAAGTTACCCTATACCTATCCAAGCGAGATAAATTCGCTTGCAAATTATGACTTTAAAAAGAGTCAGGAAGTGGGTACTATGAATGGTGCTTATGATTATGATGCTAAGATCACTCAGCAATGGGGCTTTGGTTATGGCAAGAGTTATACTACATATTCATATAGTAACATGCATACTGATAAAAGTCATTTTAAGAATGGTGATGTTATAAATGTATCAGTAGATGTTACAAATAAAGGTAAAATGTCAGGAAAGGAAAGCGTGCTTCTTTATAGCAGTGATATTATAGCCAGCATGACTCCTGACGGCCGTAGGCTTCGCGGCTTTGATAAAGTGGAATTGCTGCCGGGCGAAACAAAAACCGTAACAATTCCATTAAAGGCAAGCGATCTTGCATTTGTCGGTTATGATGGCAAATGGGTTCTTGAACAGGGCGATTTCCGTCTTCAGATTGGCGATCAGACTGTTCCAATTACTTGTGATGCTACTTATCAATGGTCAAACCCCAATAGAGACTAA
- a CDS encoding SusD/RagB family nutrient-binding outer membrane lipoprotein — protein sequence MRKYQLYLATILTAFTMIFTSCSNDYMENMNTDPSKASTIDPNAQLTTGELQTYGDLGMVELYRNYLYAFDQQLMGCWNTTNFGGRHTVDNSEMSRIWTSFYPSAIKNITDAEYRTEKDEHKVNVNSALRIYRVYLMSIITDIYGDVPYSEAGKGFISGISNPKYDTQESIYNDFFLELDSAASKFDATKDKITGDVIYNGDVNKWKKLANSLRLRFAMRISKVNPEKAQKEFENALQADGGIMSSSSDDALIKYMAISFSFGQEAYTDYRGNAMSQLLFGNDPANNPSYLCSTLFNKLYNTGDPRTFMIARCYYDGLMSSTSPDNRVDLTDEMISKNIAFKPRDPGAFSWDPWPSGYDSDILKELSKTNPSVSSSVAREVEPKLANNFLKGNNPGVVMTSSEVKFLLAEAKLNGWNVGGVTADDMYRQGVRAAMDFLTNNYGCAQVSDDAFNTYMTNNGIGHTDDQKRESINTQAWILHLTNPAECWSNVRRSGYPKLKSPNDYGFGQYLTGGVDIPVRLCYPVLESSYNKSGYDDALSRMGGKDDWHTNVWWDK from the coding sequence ATGAGAAAATATCAATTATATTTAGCAACAATATTGACAGCCTTTACCATGATTTTCACTTCTTGTAGCAATGATTACATGGAAAATATGAATACAGATCCTTCAAAGGCTTCAACTATAGATCCGAATGCTCAGCTTACCACTGGCGAGTTACAGACTTATGGAGACTTGGGTATGGTAGAGCTTTACCGTAACTACCTGTACGCTTTCGACCAACAACTTATGGGATGCTGGAATACAACTAACTTCGGTGGCCGACATACTGTTGACAATAGTGAAATGAGCAGAATATGGACTTCGTTCTATCCTTCTGCAATTAAGAACATAACAGATGCGGAATATAGAACAGAGAAAGATGAGCATAAAGTGAATGTCAATTCTGCTCTGCGCATATATCGTGTATATCTGATGTCTATAATCACCGATATTTATGGTGATGTTCCTTATAGCGAGGCCGGAAAGGGATTTATCAGTGGTATATCCAATCCTAAGTACGACACCCAAGAAAGTATCTATAATGATTTTTTCCTTGAGTTGGATTCGGCTGCTAGCAAATTTGACGCGACAAAAGATAAAATAACAGGCGATGTCATTTATAATGGTGATGTAAATAAATGGAAAAAATTAGCTAACTCTTTGAGATTGAGATTCGCAATGCGTATTTCTAAAGTCAATCCTGAAAAAGCACAGAAAGAATTTGAAAATGCGTTGCAGGCTGATGGTGGAATTATGAGCAGTAGCAGTGATGATGCTCTTATTAAGTATATGGCAATATCATTCAGTTTTGGTCAGGAGGCTTACACTGATTACCGTGGAAATGCAATGTCACAGTTGCTCTTTGGTAACGACCCGGCCAATAATCCAAGTTATCTGTGCTCTACATTGTTTAATAAACTATACAATACCGGCGACCCTCGTACATTTATGATAGCACGTTGCTATTATGATGGACTTATGAGTTCTACCAGTCCTGATAATCGTGTAGATCTTACCGATGAGATGATATCCAAAAACATCGCATTCAAGCCTCGTGATCCGGGTGCTTTCTCATGGGATCCATGGCCATCAGGTTATGATAGTGATATTCTAAAAGAATTGTCTAAGACCAATCCTTCAGTATCTTCAAGTGTAGCTCGTGAAGTAGAACCAAAATTGGCTAACAACTTTCTTAAGGGTAATAATCCTGGTGTAGTTATGACTTCGTCAGAGGTTAAATTCTTATTGGCCGAAGCTAAGTTGAATGGCTGGAATGTAGGTGGTGTTACTGCAGACGACATGTACAGACAAGGTGTTCGTGCAGCAATGGATTTCTTAACAAACAATTATGGTTGTGCACAGGTATCAGATGATGCATTCAATACTTATATGACAAACAACGGAATAGGACATACAGACGATCAGAAGAGAGAATCTATCAATACTCAGGCATGGATACTCCATCTTACTAACCCGGCTGAATGCTGGTCAAATGTTCGTCGTTCAGGATATCCTAAACTGAAATCTCCTAATGATTATGGATTTGGACAATATCTTACAGGTGGTGTAGATATTCCTGTTCGTCTTTGCTATCCGGTATTGGAATCTTCTTACAACAAGTCCGGCTACGATGATGCCTTGAGCCGTATGGGTGGAAAGGATGATTGGCATACTAATGTATGGTGGGACAAGTAA